A stretch of Mustela nigripes isolate SB6536 chromosome 6, MUSNIG.SB6536, whole genome shotgun sequence DNA encodes these proteins:
- the LOC132020751 gene encoding LOW QUALITY PROTEIN: olfactory receptor 6C3-like (The sequence of the model RefSeq protein was modified relative to this genomic sequence to represent the inferred CDS: inserted 1 base in 1 codon) gives MRKHTMITEFILLGISDDPQLQVVIFIFLFMAYLLSVTGNLTIIILTLIDCHLKTPMYYFLQNFSFLEITFTSVSIPRFLGAIITNIKTISYNNCLAQLFFFIFMGVSEFFLLTAMSFDRYVAICKPLHYTTIMSKKFCTLLVFGSWLGGFLTIFPPLMLILQLNFCASNVIDHFSCDYFPILQLSCSDTWLLEMIGFYFAFVTLLFTLALVILSYLCILSMILRIPSASQRXKAFSTCSSNLIVISISYGSCIFMYVKPSAKERATLTKGVAILNTSIAPMLNPFIYTLRNQQVKQAFRNLLHKVLLSRHK, from the exons atGAGAAAACATACAATGATTACAGAGTTCATTCTCTTGGGCATCTCAGATGACCCACAGCTTCAGGTTGTAatcttcatctttttatttatggcTTATTTATTAAGTGTCACTGGAAACCTAACCATCATCATCCTCACCTTGATAGACTGTCATCTCAAGACTCCTATGTATTACTTCCTGCAGAATTTCTCCTTCTTAGAAATCACATTCACCAGTGTCTCTATCCCCAGATTTTTGGGGGCAATCATTACAAATATCAAGACCATTTCCTATAACAATTGTTTAGCTCaactatttttcttcatcttcatgggtgtttctgaattttttcttctcactGCCATGTCTTTTGATCGTTATGTTGCCATCTGCAAGCCTCTTCATTACACCACCATCATGAGCAAAAAATTTTGCACCCTGCTTGTCTTTGGGTCCTGGCTAGGAGGATTTCTTACCATTTTCCCACCGCTCATGCTCATCCTCCAGCTAAATTTCTGTGCTTCCAATGTAATTGATCATTTCTCTTGTGACTATTTCCCCATCTTACAACTCTCGTGCTCAGACACATGGCTTTTGGAGATGATTGgcttttactttgcttttgtCACTCTGCTCTTCACTTTGGCATTAGTGATTCTCTCCTACCTGTGCATCCTTAGCATGATCCTGAGAATCCCATCTGCTAGTCAGA AAAAGGCTTTCTCCACGTGCTCCTCTAACTTGATTGTCATTTCCATCTCTTATGGGAGCTGTATATTCATGTATGTCAAGCCTTCAGCAAAAGAAAGAGCAACACTGACCAAAGGAGTAGCTATTCTCAACACCTCAATTGCCCCCATGTTGAACCCTTTTATTTATACCTTGAGGAATCAGCAAGTAAAACAAGCTTTCAGAAACTTGCTTCATAAAGTACTACTTTCtagacacaaatga
- the LOC132020752 gene encoding olfactory receptor 6C1-like: protein MKNHTEITEFILLGLSDDPQLQGVIFVFLFITYMLSITGNLTIITLTLLDSHLQTPMYFFLRNFSLLEVSFTTVSIPKFLGTLITGDKTISFNDCMAQLFFFILLGVTEFYLLAAMSYDRYIAICKPLHYMTIMNPRVCILLVFASWLASFLIIFPSLMLFIQLDYCKSNVIDHFTCDYFPLLHLSCSDTKFLETVGFSCAVFTLLFTLALIILSYIYIIRTILRIPSASQRTKAFSTCSSHMIVISISYGSCIFMYINPAAKDRVSLSKGVAVLNTSVAPMLNPFIYSLRNQQVKRAFMDRAKKIVFFSSK from the coding sequence atgaaaaaccacACAGAAATAACAGAGTTCATCCTCCTGGGATTGTCAGATGATCCACAGCTTCAGGGGgtgatctttgtctttctgttcatCACCTACATGCTCAGCATCACTGGGAACCTGACCATTATCACCCTTACCCTGCTGGATTCCCACCTCCAGActcccatgtatttcttcctcagaAATTTCTCCTTGCTAGAGGTTTCATTCACAACTGTCAGCATACCCAAGTTCCTGGGCACCCTGATTACAGGAGATAAAACCATTTCTTTTAATGActgtatggctcagttgttttttttcattctgttgggAGTCACTGAATTTTACCTTCTGGCTGCCATGTCCTATGACCGTTACATTGCCATCTGCAAGCCTCTGCATTACATGACCATCATGAATCCCAGAGTCTGCATACTCCTTGTCTTTGCCTCTTGGTTGGCTTCATTCTTAATCATATTCCCATCACTCATGCTGTTCATACAGCTTGATTACTGTAAGTCCAACGTTATAGATCATTTTACCTGTGATTATTTCCCCTTACTACACCTTTCTTGTTCAGACACAAAATTCCTAGAGACAGTGGGTTTTTCCTGTGCTGTGTTTACTCTACTGTTCACTTTGGCATTAATAATTCTGtcctatatatatatcattagaACAATTTTGAGGATTCCTTCCGCTAGTCAGAGGACAAAGGCCTTTTCCACCTGTTCATCCCACATGATTGTCATCTCCATCTCCTATGGCAGCTGCATTTTCATGTACATTAATCCAGCAGCAAAAGACAGAGTGTCTCTGAGCAAGGGTGTTGCTGTGCTAAACACCTCAGTAGCCCCCATGCTGAACCCCTTTATTTACAGCCTAAGAAACCAGCAAGTCAAGCGAGCCTTCATGGACAGGGCAAAGAAGATTGtatttttctcaagtaaataa